One region of Pogona vitticeps strain Pit_001003342236 chromosome 1, PviZW2.1, whole genome shotgun sequence genomic DNA includes:
- the MDH1B gene encoding putative malate dehydrogenase 1B isoform X2, with translation MAKFVLAGRADCPYYAKAELVADSLEKNLPNFRIHKITQHPDNWETSTCEIISLFLKMKGGVIWMHHLGKLKHSCVKTWLQEICEKNGWEHKRSPIIWRELLDRGGKGLLLGGFNEFMEHIQYYDVTSIMKTAEMLLIAKENLQTHIEVETEEEEQKSLINPLHIWINSASDHVCYHLIPLLTNGEIFGMDTEISLHLFDRSSCKEVLEGVVMETEDLASPVLRSVSLHIELDGAFLDGDVIVLLDDVLQETIPTLEDCIRQVARQCEIYGPLIEKNAKSSVRIVVMGKTFANLKALMLMTHAPSLNPRNIVTLSTLLESEAKAMLARKLQMHPAGIKNLIVWGNVTGSSFIDLSKTELYRYDSAIWGPPSFFRPLLNVLFDRVWMRTEFLIALSSLTSWGTHCLGLAPAHTIATLLKSWYQDSPPGEMISLGVIAEGQFGLPEGIVYSMPVKFKNGNWIVCTELEISEKNQEYLQILAWDLIREKQVALGEVKELYPQRRELRKIYTDITEEEEEIIEPQDDIRLSSSGQILALESEDQAAAEETEESKSLEDENFDELTDEKFEEPADGLEI, from the exons ATGGCCAAGTTCGTCCTCGCAG GTAGGGCAGATTGCCCCTATTATGCAAAGGCAGAACTCGTAGCAGACTCTCTTGAGAAAAATCTGCCTAACTTCCGAATACACAAGATTACTCAGCACCCTGACAACTGGGAG ACATCCACATGTGAAATAATAAGCCTCTTCTTGAAGATGAAAGGAGGAGTTATTTGGATGCATCACCTTGGGAAACTGAAACATTCATGTGTCAAG ACATGGCTGCAGGAAATCTGTGAGAAGAATGGATGGGAACACAAGCGTTCTCCTATTATTTGGAGGGAGCTCTTAGACCGTGGAGGAAAGGGCCTTCTTCTTGGAGGATTCAATGAGTTCATGGAACATATTCAG TACTATGACGTCACATCAATCATGAAGACAGCAGAGATGCTCCTAATAGCTAAGGAGAACCTGCAGACACACATAGAAGTTGAgacagaagaggaagaacagaaaaGTCTTATTAACCCCCTGCACATTTGGATCAATAG TGCATCCGATCATGTCTGCTATCACTTGATCCCTCTGTTAACCAATGGAGAAATATTTGGTATGGATACTGAGATCAGCCTCCACTTGTTTGACAGAAGCAGCTGCAAAGAAGTTCTTGAGGGCGTAGTCATGGAGACAGAGGACTTAGCCTCCCCAGTCCTTCGTAGTGTCTCCTTGCACATTGAACTGGACGGGGCTTTTCTTGATGGTGATGTTATAGTTTTACTTGATGATGTCCTTCAGGAGACAATCCCAACGCTTGAAGACTGCATCCGACAAGTGGCCAGGCAATGTGAAATCTACGGTCCTTTGATAGAAAAAAATGCCAAAAGCAGTGTCCGAATTGTAGTTATGGGGAAGACATTTGCCAACCTTAAGGCATTAATGCTGATGACACATGCTCCATCCCTTAACCCTCGAAATATTGTTACTCTTTCCACTCTCTTGGAAAGTGAAGCAAAAGCCATGTTAGCAAGAAAATTACAAATGCATCCAGCAG GAATAAAAAATCTTATAGTATGGGGTAATGTCACTGGGAGCAGCTTCATTGATCTGAGTAAAACAGAACTCTATAGATACGATAGTGCCATCTGGGGCCCGCCAAGCTTCTTCCGTCCTTTACTGAATGTGCTGTTTGATCG TGTGTGGATGCGTACGGAATTTCTGATAGCACTGAGTTCTCTGACTTCTTGGGGAACTCATTGCTTAGGCTTGGCTCCTGCACACACCATCGCTACTCTGCTGAAGTCCTGGTACCAGGACTCCCCACCAGGAGAGATGATCTCTCTAGGAGTAATTGCTGAag GCCAGTTTGGGCTTCCTGAAGGAATTGTCTATTCCATGCCTGTAAAATTCAAAAATGGCAACTGGATTGTCTGTACAGAACTAGAGATTAGTGAGAAGAATCAAGAGTATCTTCAAATACTAGCCTGGGACCTAATTCGG GAAAAGCAAGTTGCATTAGGTGAAGTGAAAGAATTGTACCCACAGAGGCGAG AACTTCGTAAGATATATACTGATATTacggaagaagaagaagaaatcattgAACCCCAAGAtg ATATCAGACTTTCATCAAGTGGCCAGATCTTAGCATTAGAAAGTGAAGACCAGGCTGCTGCTGAAG AGACTGAAGAATCAAAGAGTctagaagatgaaaattttgaTGAACTCACTGATGAAAAATTTGAAGAACCTGCAGATG gTCTTGAAATTTGA
- the MDH1B gene encoding putative malate dehydrogenase 1B isoform X1 — MAKFVLAGRADCPYYAKAELVADSLEKNLPNFRIHKITQHPDNWETSTCEIISLFLKMKGGVIWMHHLGKLKHSCVKTWLQEICEKNGWEHKRSPIIWRELLDRGGKGLLLGGFNEFMEHIQQYYDVTSIMKTAEMLLIAKENLQTHIEVETEEEEQKSLINPLHIWINSASDHVCYHLIPLLTNGEIFGMDTEISLHLFDRSSCKEVLEGVVMETEDLASPVLRSVSLHIELDGAFLDGDVIVLLDDVLQETIPTLEDCIRQVARQCEIYGPLIEKNAKSSVRIVVMGKTFANLKALMLMTHAPSLNPRNIVTLSTLLESEAKAMLARKLQMHPAGIKNLIVWGNVTGSSFIDLSKTELYRYDSAIWGPPSFFRPLLNVLFDRVWMRTEFLIALSSLTSWGTHCLGLAPAHTIATLLKSWYQDSPPGEMISLGVIAEGQFGLPEGIVYSMPVKFKNGNWIVCTELEISEKNQEYLQILAWDLIREKQVALGEVKELYPQRRELRKIYTDITEEEEEIIEPQDDIRLSSSGQILALESEDQAAAEETEESKSLEDENFDELTDEKFEEPADGLEI; from the exons ATGGCCAAGTTCGTCCTCGCAG GTAGGGCAGATTGCCCCTATTATGCAAAGGCAGAACTCGTAGCAGACTCTCTTGAGAAAAATCTGCCTAACTTCCGAATACACAAGATTACTCAGCACCCTGACAACTGGGAG ACATCCACATGTGAAATAATAAGCCTCTTCTTGAAGATGAAAGGAGGAGTTATTTGGATGCATCACCTTGGGAAACTGAAACATTCATGTGTCAAG ACATGGCTGCAGGAAATCTGTGAGAAGAATGGATGGGAACACAAGCGTTCTCCTATTATTTGGAGGGAGCTCTTAGACCGTGGAGGAAAGGGCCTTCTTCTTGGAGGATTCAATGAGTTCATGGAACATATTCAG CAGTACTATGACGTCACATCAATCATGAAGACAGCAGAGATGCTCCTAATAGCTAAGGAGAACCTGCAGACACACATAGAAGTTGAgacagaagaggaagaacagaaaaGTCTTATTAACCCCCTGCACATTTGGATCAATAG TGCATCCGATCATGTCTGCTATCACTTGATCCCTCTGTTAACCAATGGAGAAATATTTGGTATGGATACTGAGATCAGCCTCCACTTGTTTGACAGAAGCAGCTGCAAAGAAGTTCTTGAGGGCGTAGTCATGGAGACAGAGGACTTAGCCTCCCCAGTCCTTCGTAGTGTCTCCTTGCACATTGAACTGGACGGGGCTTTTCTTGATGGTGATGTTATAGTTTTACTTGATGATGTCCTTCAGGAGACAATCCCAACGCTTGAAGACTGCATCCGACAAGTGGCCAGGCAATGTGAAATCTACGGTCCTTTGATAGAAAAAAATGCCAAAAGCAGTGTCCGAATTGTAGTTATGGGGAAGACATTTGCCAACCTTAAGGCATTAATGCTGATGACACATGCTCCATCCCTTAACCCTCGAAATATTGTTACTCTTTCCACTCTCTTGGAAAGTGAAGCAAAAGCCATGTTAGCAAGAAAATTACAAATGCATCCAGCAG GAATAAAAAATCTTATAGTATGGGGTAATGTCACTGGGAGCAGCTTCATTGATCTGAGTAAAACAGAACTCTATAGATACGATAGTGCCATCTGGGGCCCGCCAAGCTTCTTCCGTCCTTTACTGAATGTGCTGTTTGATCG TGTGTGGATGCGTACGGAATTTCTGATAGCACTGAGTTCTCTGACTTCTTGGGGAACTCATTGCTTAGGCTTGGCTCCTGCACACACCATCGCTACTCTGCTGAAGTCCTGGTACCAGGACTCCCCACCAGGAGAGATGATCTCTCTAGGAGTAATTGCTGAag GCCAGTTTGGGCTTCCTGAAGGAATTGTCTATTCCATGCCTGTAAAATTCAAAAATGGCAACTGGATTGTCTGTACAGAACTAGAGATTAGTGAGAAGAATCAAGAGTATCTTCAAATACTAGCCTGGGACCTAATTCGG GAAAAGCAAGTTGCATTAGGTGAAGTGAAAGAATTGTACCCACAGAGGCGAG AACTTCGTAAGATATATACTGATATTacggaagaagaagaagaaatcattgAACCCCAAGAtg ATATCAGACTTTCATCAAGTGGCCAGATCTTAGCATTAGAAAGTGAAGACCAGGCTGCTGCTGAAG AGACTGAAGAATCAAAGAGTctagaagatgaaaattttgaTGAACTCACTGATGAAAAATTTGAAGAACCTGCAGATG gTCTTGAAATTTGA
- the MDH1B gene encoding putative malate dehydrogenase 1B isoform X3: MAKFVLAGRADCPYYAKAELVADSLEKNLPNFRIHKITQHPDNWETWLQEICEKNGWEHKRSPIIWRELLDRGGKGLLLGGFNEFMEHIQQYYDVTSIMKTAEMLLIAKENLQTHIEVETEEEEQKSLINPLHIWINSASDHVCYHLIPLLTNGEIFGMDTEISLHLFDRSSCKEVLEGVVMETEDLASPVLRSVSLHIELDGAFLDGDVIVLLDDVLQETIPTLEDCIRQVARQCEIYGPLIEKNAKSSVRIVVMGKTFANLKALMLMTHAPSLNPRNIVTLSTLLESEAKAMLARKLQMHPAGIKNLIVWGNVTGSSFIDLSKTELYRYDSAIWGPPSFFRPLLNVLFDRVWMRTEFLIALSSLTSWGTHCLGLAPAHTIATLLKSWYQDSPPGEMISLGVIAEGQFGLPEGIVYSMPVKFKNGNWIVCTELEISEKNQEYLQILAWDLIREKQVALGEVKELYPQRRELRKIYTDITEEEEEIIEPQDDIRLSSSGQILALESEDQAAAEETEESKSLEDENFDELTDEKFEEPADGLEI; the protein is encoded by the exons ATGGCCAAGTTCGTCCTCGCAG GTAGGGCAGATTGCCCCTATTATGCAAAGGCAGAACTCGTAGCAGACTCTCTTGAGAAAAATCTGCCTAACTTCCGAATACACAAGATTACTCAGCACCCTGACAACTGGGAG ACATGGCTGCAGGAAATCTGTGAGAAGAATGGATGGGAACACAAGCGTTCTCCTATTATTTGGAGGGAGCTCTTAGACCGTGGAGGAAAGGGCCTTCTTCTTGGAGGATTCAATGAGTTCATGGAACATATTCAG CAGTACTATGACGTCACATCAATCATGAAGACAGCAGAGATGCTCCTAATAGCTAAGGAGAACCTGCAGACACACATAGAAGTTGAgacagaagaggaagaacagaaaaGTCTTATTAACCCCCTGCACATTTGGATCAATAG TGCATCCGATCATGTCTGCTATCACTTGATCCCTCTGTTAACCAATGGAGAAATATTTGGTATGGATACTGAGATCAGCCTCCACTTGTTTGACAGAAGCAGCTGCAAAGAAGTTCTTGAGGGCGTAGTCATGGAGACAGAGGACTTAGCCTCCCCAGTCCTTCGTAGTGTCTCCTTGCACATTGAACTGGACGGGGCTTTTCTTGATGGTGATGTTATAGTTTTACTTGATGATGTCCTTCAGGAGACAATCCCAACGCTTGAAGACTGCATCCGACAAGTGGCCAGGCAATGTGAAATCTACGGTCCTTTGATAGAAAAAAATGCCAAAAGCAGTGTCCGAATTGTAGTTATGGGGAAGACATTTGCCAACCTTAAGGCATTAATGCTGATGACACATGCTCCATCCCTTAACCCTCGAAATATTGTTACTCTTTCCACTCTCTTGGAAAGTGAAGCAAAAGCCATGTTAGCAAGAAAATTACAAATGCATCCAGCAG GAATAAAAAATCTTATAGTATGGGGTAATGTCACTGGGAGCAGCTTCATTGATCTGAGTAAAACAGAACTCTATAGATACGATAGTGCCATCTGGGGCCCGCCAAGCTTCTTCCGTCCTTTACTGAATGTGCTGTTTGATCG TGTGTGGATGCGTACGGAATTTCTGATAGCACTGAGTTCTCTGACTTCTTGGGGAACTCATTGCTTAGGCTTGGCTCCTGCACACACCATCGCTACTCTGCTGAAGTCCTGGTACCAGGACTCCCCACCAGGAGAGATGATCTCTCTAGGAGTAATTGCTGAag GCCAGTTTGGGCTTCCTGAAGGAATTGTCTATTCCATGCCTGTAAAATTCAAAAATGGCAACTGGATTGTCTGTACAGAACTAGAGATTAGTGAGAAGAATCAAGAGTATCTTCAAATACTAGCCTGGGACCTAATTCGG GAAAAGCAAGTTGCATTAGGTGAAGTGAAAGAATTGTACCCACAGAGGCGAG AACTTCGTAAGATATATACTGATATTacggaagaagaagaagaaatcattgAACCCCAAGAtg ATATCAGACTTTCATCAAGTGGCCAGATCTTAGCATTAGAAAGTGAAGACCAGGCTGCTGCTGAAG AGACTGAAGAATCAAAGAGTctagaagatgaaaattttgaTGAACTCACTGATGAAAAATTTGAAGAACCTGCAGATG gTCTTGAAATTTGA
- the MDH1B gene encoding putative malate dehydrogenase 1B isoform X5: MSSWNIFSASDHVCYHLIPLLTNGEIFGMDTEISLHLFDRSSCKEVLEGVVMETEDLASPVLRSVSLHIELDGAFLDGDVIVLLDDVLQETIPTLEDCIRQVARQCEIYGPLIEKNAKSSVRIVVMGKTFANLKALMLMTHAPSLNPRNIVTLSTLLESEAKAMLARKLQMHPAGIKNLIVWGNVTGSSFIDLSKTELYRYDSAIWGPPSFFRPLLNVLFDRVWMRTEFLIALSSLTSWGTHCLGLAPAHTIATLLKSWYQDSPPGEMISLGVIAEGQFGLPEGIVYSMPVKFKNGNWIVCTELEISEKNQEYLQILAWDLIREKQVALGEVKELYPQRRELRKIYTDITEEEEEIIEPQDDIRLSSSGQILALESEDQAAAEETEESKSLEDENFDELTDEKFEEPADGLEI, from the exons ATGAGTTCATGGAACATATTCAG TGCATCCGATCATGTCTGCTATCACTTGATCCCTCTGTTAACCAATGGAGAAATATTTGGTATGGATACTGAGATCAGCCTCCACTTGTTTGACAGAAGCAGCTGCAAAGAAGTTCTTGAGGGCGTAGTCATGGAGACAGAGGACTTAGCCTCCCCAGTCCTTCGTAGTGTCTCCTTGCACATTGAACTGGACGGGGCTTTTCTTGATGGTGATGTTATAGTTTTACTTGATGATGTCCTTCAGGAGACAATCCCAACGCTTGAAGACTGCATCCGACAAGTGGCCAGGCAATGTGAAATCTACGGTCCTTTGATAGAAAAAAATGCCAAAAGCAGTGTCCGAATTGTAGTTATGGGGAAGACATTTGCCAACCTTAAGGCATTAATGCTGATGACACATGCTCCATCCCTTAACCCTCGAAATATTGTTACTCTTTCCACTCTCTTGGAAAGTGAAGCAAAAGCCATGTTAGCAAGAAAATTACAAATGCATCCAGCAG GAATAAAAAATCTTATAGTATGGGGTAATGTCACTGGGAGCAGCTTCATTGATCTGAGTAAAACAGAACTCTATAGATACGATAGTGCCATCTGGGGCCCGCCAAGCTTCTTCCGTCCTTTACTGAATGTGCTGTTTGATCG TGTGTGGATGCGTACGGAATTTCTGATAGCACTGAGTTCTCTGACTTCTTGGGGAACTCATTGCTTAGGCTTGGCTCCTGCACACACCATCGCTACTCTGCTGAAGTCCTGGTACCAGGACTCCCCACCAGGAGAGATGATCTCTCTAGGAGTAATTGCTGAag GCCAGTTTGGGCTTCCTGAAGGAATTGTCTATTCCATGCCTGTAAAATTCAAAAATGGCAACTGGATTGTCTGTACAGAACTAGAGATTAGTGAGAAGAATCAAGAGTATCTTCAAATACTAGCCTGGGACCTAATTCGG GAAAAGCAAGTTGCATTAGGTGAAGTGAAAGAATTGTACCCACAGAGGCGAG AACTTCGTAAGATATATACTGATATTacggaagaagaagaagaaatcattgAACCCCAAGAtg ATATCAGACTTTCATCAAGTGGCCAGATCTTAGCATTAGAAAGTGAAGACCAGGCTGCTGCTGAAG AGACTGAAGAATCAAAGAGTctagaagatgaaaattttgaTGAACTCACTGATGAAAAATTTGAAGAACCTGCAGATG gTCTTGAAATTTGA
- the MDH1B gene encoding putative malate dehydrogenase 1B isoform X4 — translation MEHIQQYYDVTSIMKTAEMLLIAKENLQTHIEVETEEEEQKSLINPLHIWINSASDHVCYHLIPLLTNGEIFGMDTEISLHLFDRSSCKEVLEGVVMETEDLASPVLRSVSLHIELDGAFLDGDVIVLLDDVLQETIPTLEDCIRQVARQCEIYGPLIEKNAKSSVRIVVMGKTFANLKALMLMTHAPSLNPRNIVTLSTLLESEAKAMLARKLQMHPAGIKNLIVWGNVTGSSFIDLSKTELYRYDSAIWGPPSFFRPLLNVLFDRVWMRTEFLIALSSLTSWGTHCLGLAPAHTIATLLKSWYQDSPPGEMISLGVIAEGQFGLPEGIVYSMPVKFKNGNWIVCTELEISEKNQEYLQILAWDLIREKQVALGEVKELYPQRRELRKIYTDITEEEEEIIEPQDDIRLSSSGQILALESEDQAAAEETEESKSLEDENFDELTDEKFEEPADGLEI, via the exons ATGGAACATATTCAG CAGTACTATGACGTCACATCAATCATGAAGACAGCAGAGATGCTCCTAATAGCTAAGGAGAACCTGCAGACACACATAGAAGTTGAgacagaagaggaagaacagaaaaGTCTTATTAACCCCCTGCACATTTGGATCAATAG TGCATCCGATCATGTCTGCTATCACTTGATCCCTCTGTTAACCAATGGAGAAATATTTGGTATGGATACTGAGATCAGCCTCCACTTGTTTGACAGAAGCAGCTGCAAAGAAGTTCTTGAGGGCGTAGTCATGGAGACAGAGGACTTAGCCTCCCCAGTCCTTCGTAGTGTCTCCTTGCACATTGAACTGGACGGGGCTTTTCTTGATGGTGATGTTATAGTTTTACTTGATGATGTCCTTCAGGAGACAATCCCAACGCTTGAAGACTGCATCCGACAAGTGGCCAGGCAATGTGAAATCTACGGTCCTTTGATAGAAAAAAATGCCAAAAGCAGTGTCCGAATTGTAGTTATGGGGAAGACATTTGCCAACCTTAAGGCATTAATGCTGATGACACATGCTCCATCCCTTAACCCTCGAAATATTGTTACTCTTTCCACTCTCTTGGAAAGTGAAGCAAAAGCCATGTTAGCAAGAAAATTACAAATGCATCCAGCAG GAATAAAAAATCTTATAGTATGGGGTAATGTCACTGGGAGCAGCTTCATTGATCTGAGTAAAACAGAACTCTATAGATACGATAGTGCCATCTGGGGCCCGCCAAGCTTCTTCCGTCCTTTACTGAATGTGCTGTTTGATCG TGTGTGGATGCGTACGGAATTTCTGATAGCACTGAGTTCTCTGACTTCTTGGGGAACTCATTGCTTAGGCTTGGCTCCTGCACACACCATCGCTACTCTGCTGAAGTCCTGGTACCAGGACTCCCCACCAGGAGAGATGATCTCTCTAGGAGTAATTGCTGAag GCCAGTTTGGGCTTCCTGAAGGAATTGTCTATTCCATGCCTGTAAAATTCAAAAATGGCAACTGGATTGTCTGTACAGAACTAGAGATTAGTGAGAAGAATCAAGAGTATCTTCAAATACTAGCCTGGGACCTAATTCGG GAAAAGCAAGTTGCATTAGGTGAAGTGAAAGAATTGTACCCACAGAGGCGAG AACTTCGTAAGATATATACTGATATTacggaagaagaagaagaaatcattgAACCCCAAGAtg ATATCAGACTTTCATCAAGTGGCCAGATCTTAGCATTAGAAAGTGAAGACCAGGCTGCTGCTGAAG AGACTGAAGAATCAAAGAGTctagaagatgaaaattttgaTGAACTCACTGATGAAAAATTTGAAGAACCTGCAGATG gTCTTGAAATTTGA